The genomic stretch CTCTGTATGGGTTTGTTGTGCATATGAATTTTCAAGTATCGATTGAATATGAGCGCGTGGAACAGGGGTAAGTAGTGTTTGGATTTCAGCTGGATTGAAATTGTAATTTAATTGTTTTGCTCTGTTGATTACGCTTGTAGAAGCAACTACTTGTAGAAATTTAGTGATAGAAACGAAATAAACTCTATTAACAATAAGAGATCTATTTTGATATTGTTGAAGAGCAGCAGATAGTGTGACTTTTTCCTCGCGTAATTGATGTAATTCTGTTTCGGGTGAAATTCTTTCGGCAGTAAGTGGAATATCAGTATCATCATCTGAAAAAGTTGCTGAGAGTTCGTCTTCAAAGCGTTTCTTTTCGATTTGTTCTATTCGTTGAATTACTAATAAGAGCATTTGATGCATTGCAACAAGCTGAAATATTTGATCAAAAATTTGACGTATTACTAAACTATAAGGGCCTTCCAAAGCAAGTTTGTAAAGATCTTGATGGAGCGTTGAAAAATTGACAATATCCGCTGGAGTAAAATTCAATGGAATGGGTATATTGGGTGAGACTGCTTTTTTAATGACTGATGCTAGTAACTCAAAATGAGGTTTTAGTGGATCAGAACTTGAGTGTATATCCAAATGATTATTTTGCATGCGGTCTTTAAACATAGCCAAAATCCTGTATTGCTATACTTGTGCTAATTATAGCATATACGATATTGAGGCTAGTCTATTCTGATGGTCTCAGTTCAATTCCCGGAATAATTTCTGACAAAATCGATGAAATTCTCGATTTAGTTTGCTTGGATATAATAAAAATAGAGCAGAGCATTGTGAGAGCTGAAAAGCTACCTTTAACCGATGATCTATCCCAAAGTGACCATTGGCTTGAGTGAGTGAAGGCAACTGCTGAAGCCATGGGGGATCAACTTCATACACCTTCGCTACTAAACGTGCCCAGGTTTTCGACCCTGCTTTGAGTTGCGGCTTCAATATCAGCTTGCTGGCGGCTGCTTCGATTTTAAGATTGTGTTGTGCCAGCACATGTTAGACTCGAGTTGCATGGAGAGTGAATTTTTAGCATTTTTTATCCTGAGAGATGATCTCAGGTCTGGGTGTTTGTATTGAAAATTCATGATTAAGAGAGTTACTTGGATCACTAGAGCCTGTACATAAAAACATAAAAAATAATAATATAGCGGTATATAATATATCGCTTAACAGAAAAAAACGTTGAAGATGGCTCTCGAAAATTATTACAATTATGGGCGATAGTCAAAAGTATCTAATTATAGAGGGATGAGCGATGGAAGTGCAAACTGAGACAAGCTTCTTATCAGAGCTGAGTTTTGTGAGCATCAAGAACTATTCTGATAGTATGATAATGACTCTTTTGCCGCATATTGAAGAGCTACTCACAACAGCTGAATTGCACGCGCCCCCGAATACTCTTGCTAGTGCTGGGATAGGAAGAGTATCAGAGATGAAAGAAATCTCTGCCGTTGTTAGTATTCATCAATCTAGTACTACAGAAAAAACATCCGCCCGCACTTATTCAGTGAAGGAACATCCTCTCGAGATAGTTCTCAAAACAGTACCGGATGAAAAAACTCTCCAAAGCTTAATGCGCTTAGTAGGTGAATATTCACCCACATCTATGTCTGTTGAAGCATCATGTTTTCTTGAGAATTTTCTGGAGAAAAATCACTTATTTGATAAATTCAAGTATCAACGTTCAGGTATAAGGATAGTCGTTAATATTCCTAAACAAACATTCAAGCCATTATATGGATTACCAGCTCCATTTAGTTATTTTACCGGCAGAGAAAGTGAATTGAAGGAATTGGAAAAGAACGCAGACAAAGTACAGGTTATTTCAACAAATGAAACTGCTAAACTTAATAGTCCTCCGAGAGAATATCTTAATGCACAAATATCTGGGACGGGAGGAATAGGCAAAACTCAATTAGTCAATTATTTTGTTAGGAAGCAGTTTAAGGATAAAGTATATGATTGGGTGATATGGTTGAATGGCGGAGAAGATGATGCTACAGCAGAAAGTAATCTGAGGTCTCAGTTGACATCATTAGGCCAATCTTTAGGATTAGATGTTGAATTGAGTTTAGATGTTCTCTGCCAGTTAATTTACGATCGACTCTCCGAAAAAGGTCGTGGAATAGTGGTAGTTGACAATACACCGAGATACGCAATAATCAAACAATTTTTACCGGAGCAATTTGAGCATACTGAAATTGCTGTTATACTAACAACAAGAAATAGTCTTAGTTTTGGTCCCCAGTTAAAAAAAATAATTTTAGATGTCTTTACACTTGAAGATGCAAAAGTTTATATAGGCAAGATGATAGAGGGTGTTTCTATCGATGATGCAGAACTATTAGCAAATACCCTAGATCGTTATCCTCTGGCCATAACGTCGGCGATTTGCTACATAACTAGCAGTGAATGTACTATTCCGGAGTATTGCTATCGTTATTCTGCTATTAAACTAGCACAAAAAGAATACTTAGAAACTCCTGTTTCTGAAGATGATCCTTATCTATTAGAACATATCAAACGTAAAAGGAAGTATGAGGCATCGATTTCAGCGGTTGTTCGCCTTGCTCTCGATCAAATAAAAGTTATGTGTACTGAAACGATCAGTTTTGAACTCGTAGAAACGATATTGAAAAGTTCTTCATACCTTTCACATGAAGATGATATCCCAAAAGTATTACTAGGAAAATGGCTGCCTGATGATGAAGGCGATTTAAAAATTAATAAAGCACTGGAATTATTGCGTCGATTTAGCTTACTCCAAGAAGGAGGTGAGAGAGAGACATATATTATTCATAAGGTAATACAAGATGTATTGAAGTTAGGAGACTCTCGCGAAGATTCGGGCAAATTATTACTATTATCGGCTAATTATATTAAAGACTATTTAGGTCATTTAGATGTAAGATTCGAAGCAGCAGTAATAACGCCCTCAGATGAACGTAAATTATTAGTAATTAGACCTCATGCTGTCGCTCTGAGCAAGAGTTTATCTTTGCAACCAAGAATCGATACCTTTCTTGAAAGTGAAGCAATGATTCATGAAGTTGCTGGAATATCTTTAAAGATATTAGGCGAATACACTCTATCTAAACAATGTTTTGCAGCGCAACTTGATTGTTATGAAAAGATGACTGGATTTCCTACCCTGGCGTACTGTAATTGCAGAGTGAATCTAGCTAATCAATTAAGATGTTGTGGTGATGCAGAAGCTGCGGTAAAAATGCTTCAGGAAACACTGGTAGTTCTTACACATCAATATGGAAATAACATTGATAAGACCTATAGCAGTTGGCTCGCATTAGCAAATGCATTAGCTCAATGTGGCGATAAGAATACAGCTTTATTGATAGTTGAGCGTTTATTGCCCTATCTTACACTTACTTACGGGGAATCAAATTTTATCCTAGCGGGTGAATATTCAAACCTAGGCTGGTTGAAAGTCTCATGTGGTAACCCGCAAGGCGGTGCTGAGTTGATTGAAAAAGCGATACCGATTTTCAAAGAAGCCTATGGTGATGATCATTATATTGTAGCAGGAACGAACATGAACTTAGGTATAGCCCTAAGTCAGTGCGGTGATTGGAGAAATGCGATATTAAGACTTGAAGAAGCATTACCAATCCTCAGAAGACATTTTGGTAATAATCATCCTGATGTCGCAAAATGTTTAATGAATCTTGCGACAACTACATTTATTTCCGGCAATAAAAAAGAAGCTAAATTACTCTATGAAGAGGCAATTTTGATCTTCAAAACCAATTTTGGTATGAACCATTATAATGTGGCTCAATGCTTAGACGGCTTAGGTAAAATAATGATTGAGCGTGGAGATTACCAAGATGCCATTAAGACCTTGAAGGAAGCTATATCTATTTTTAAGATCAGACTGGTTGAAGGTAACATCGAGATTGAAAAAGCAAGAATAACGCTAGGTTTAGCAATGTTAGGAAATGAACAACTAGAGGAAGCTAAGTCGATTATTGAAAGTGCCTTATCAGCGCTTAAATCTATATTAGGGCCACGCGCTAATCAAATCGCTTATGGCTTAATGTCATTAGGTCAAACTATGTTAGCTTGCCATGATCCACAAGCAGCAATAACCCAACTGAATGAAGCGTTAGATATTTTCCGCTCAACTACTCCAAATAACCATGAATATATTGGTCGATGCTTATTTTTCTTAGGTAAGGCAACTTCAGAGAATGAGGGTGAACCTCTCAAAGCAAGAGAATTGCTTCAAGACGCCCTATTACTATTTCGATCTTATACAGCGATTTCAAAATATGAACTTTCAGAATGTCTACGTTATTTAGGATTAGCCACTCTTCGCTGTGGTGATTTGAAGAAGGCATTAGTGTTATTTAAAGAAAGCTACTCAATCTATAAGATTGATCTCTTCGACAAAAATAGCACCATGACTCATAAATTCATATATGATGTTGCGAAACAAATGTTAGATTCCGGACATGCTCTCGATGCTGTGAATTGCTATAAAGAATTATTAGATATGCTCCAGTCTTCACCTAATGCAGAGCCATCAGAAATCGGCATCTGCTTAAGATATATGGGGCGAGCAATGCTAAATATTAATCTATCAGAAGCTAAGGATGTGCTTGAAAAAGCATTACCAATACTTGAAAAATATAAGCTCCTTACAGAGGCAGCAATTTGTATGAGCGATATAGGATTTTCTTTGTTGGACACCGATCCTCGTATGGCTGGAGTTCCACTCGAAAAAGCCTTGCCTATTCTTAAATCATCACTAGGTGAAGACCATATTGAGGTAGGACTTTGTTTGAGGAGTCTGGGTTTTGTATTACTCCGCTCAGATCACACAGATAAGGCAGAGGCTAGATTTAATGAAGCTTTGCCTATTCTTAGGAAAGAAAAACACTCTCAATGTGGGAATTGTTTGCTTAATCTAGGTTCTATTATGATGAGTAAGGACTTAAAAAAGGCGAAGATATTATTCGAAGAAGCATTGTCTCTTCTCAAGATTACCTTTGGTGATAGACATAGTGATGTGGCTATGTGTCTCCAAAATTTGGGATGGGTTAATATCTACCTGAATAATTATGATGCTGCAGTAGTGGTTTTTAAAGGGGCTTTACTTATCTTTGAAGATAAATTAGATCCATATAATCCTTCTATCGCAGGATGCCTAATGGGATTAGGTAAGGCTTTGTTAATGTGTAATGATCCAGAACAATCAAAAAAATACTTAACAAGAGCGTTAACAATTTTTAAACAATCGTTTCCAGATACTCATCAACATGTACGAAACTGTTCACAGTTCTTATCTGAAGCAACCATGACATGTAGTTTGTTGAATGATAATGGGCATAATCCAGGTAAAGAAATACGTGTAGCAGCGGCAAATGGAAGTTCTGATGAATTAAAAAAATTACTCACTATTAATAAAAAGTACACTAATATCCCTGATGGCGTCCCTGGGAAGGGACTAACTGCACTACATTGGGCTGTAAAACGTGGTCGCCCGGATAATGTAGAAGTGTTGCTAGAAAACATAGGGTTTACTTCTGTAAAAGATGCAAGAGGATTCACAGCGTTAGATTATGCTATCGAGGGTAAAAACATACAAATATTACAATGTTTTTTATTTTTCTTACTGACTCATTATGCAAAAGAAACGGGCGGTGAGTCTAGTATGCTAGCCCCAGTCTGTGTAAAACATAATAATGAGTCTGCGCTAAAGTTATTAATTTTTTTACACTGGCCAATCGATGGAGTGGATGCAAAAACCGGACAATCAGCATTACATATAGCCGTTATTCAGGGAAATAAAAAATTCGTAAAGATGTTAATAGAGGCTGGTGCAGATCCTCGTCAAGAAGATCACAAAGGACAGTCAGCGATTACTCTCGCTGAAAATAATAGTGATATATTAGAAATATTAGCAATAAATCTAAATCAGTCATTAAAACTATAGGTTCTAGAATATAGAGGGATTTCAAACGCAATTTTTTTCAATATCAGAGACTTTTTCTTCCATTACCTTCAGCGACCTAAATACCTTACCGCTGAATCCACACAAAACCGGAACTTCTGACCCTATTTTTTTTATTTTAATATAATTAAATACTGCACCTCATGCTGCCTTAAAGAATAATTTTCAAACACTCTAAAAAAGAGTTTCGTACGACCTGATAGAGGACTTTCTTCTAGCGATTGCGGCGCTTGTAGATGGGGGAGGGAATGCAGTTCAAGAGAGGTGTCACTTCAATTCCCGGAATAACCCCTGAAAAAAATCGATGAAATTTTTGATTTTGTTTGCTTGGATATAATAAAAACAAAGCTAAGCATTGTGAGAGCTGAAAAGCTACCTTTAACCGATAGTATCTCCCAAAGTGACCATTGGCTTGAGTGAGTGAAGGCAACTAATGCGCAGGCCGGGATAATAAAGAGCATCATTAGAGAAATCATTTGAATCAAAGGCCATTTCATCGCCAGTGTTTTTTTCGATACTGCGTAATTCATCAAAAGTTCTATAAGCGAAGCGACAAGACCTGCAATCGCAACTCCAAAAATTCCAAAATGCGGAGCTAATTGAACCGATAAAACAACGAGTAAAATTAAACTGCAAACTGAAATCCATATGAGTTGGTGTACTTTATTTTTGTTAAATAAAATACTACACACTACAAAAAGGCTAATGCCTTGTACCATAAATTTTATTGTGAGCAATAGTGTGATTTTCCATGCATCATGATAAGCATTGCTTGTCAGTAACGTGATAATTTCAGGCGCCCACACAATCATATTTGCACCAGCCAGTGCAATCACTATTATGGATGTTAATGATAATTGACGTACCGCATAGAACGCTCTTGTAGACTGCTCATTAAATTTAGCGAAGATATGAGGACGAATAGAAAAACTGAGTGCATTCACGAACATTAGCATCGCCGAAGCCATGGTGGATCCAACGGTATAAATTCCAGCAAAAAATTTACCTAGAAGTATCACGATCAAAAGTCGATCAGCTAATGTGTTGAGCGTTGTAAAACTAAAATGTGGAAGTACTTTGATCGAATAAGCTAATACCTCTTTTATAAGTGTTGAATTCATTGACCACTTAAGCTTTTGGAGATTTGTTATAAAAAATGCGATAAAGCCAATAATGGGCATAATAGCGAAAGCAAGTAGTGCGCCGTTTAGTGCCCATCCAAATAAACCTATAAAGAGTAGATTCATGACACAATAACTGACAGACATGAAAGTGATTGCAATAGCATAACGGTAGGGTTGGTGAATCATTCTTAAAAATTCACAGCACATTAAAACGATTCCCATCCCGATGGCATGAGTAATAACCGTCATTATTGTCGTTAAATTAACGTCGGTAGAATGCCAAGGAATCGGTAAAAAAGAGGTCGCTAGAAGTAAAACGATTCCAGTGAGCACACCTGAAATTAAGCTTAGCCACAATAAGGTCGTCCATAAAATAGCTATTTTTTCTGGGTTATTTTTAGCATCGCTGCTGAATCGCTGAGCTGCGCCAAGAAGACCTAGATTAAAAATGGGAGCGCACAGAGTTGCGACAGCGATCACAGTTGCGAGTACTCCGAATTGGTTAGGTGTTAAATAATGCGTTTGAAACGGAAGTAGAACAATTTGAATTAAGGCTTGCAATACAATCATGCTGAAATAAATCAATGTGCTGTTAACAATTTGGCGGTGCATATTAATTTCCAGCGCTATCTGAAGTCAGTATCGTATTTACGGAGCAATCCAACTGTCCATCCGATAACCGAATGCGTATTTGATCGCCGGCTTTTAGACTCTGAGTTGATTTGACGATTTTATTTTGTTGGGTCGCAATCGCATAGCCGCGACCTAAGGTATTCAACGGACTCACCGCATTGAGTGCGCGGCTCGAATTTTCTAACTGAAGTTGTTTATTGCAGATTAAATGTTGAATTGAAGTATGAAAGCGATCAGAAAGTGTTTGACACAAAATTTGCTGAGATTTCAGTGTGTATGAGGGATTTTGTTGTTGCAAACGAGCCTTGATGTGATTCAGTGATTGAATCGATCGGTGAATAATAGTTTGCCATGATGAGAGTAAGCGTTGCTCTAAATGATCACAATGTTGTGTTCGTTCACGAATAATTTGTCCAGGGTGTTTAAGTCGTTTGCGTAAATGCATAACATTTAAATTGGCATGATTTAAAAATGTCCGCCAATTTTGTTGAAGCCTAGATGCATATTGATCTACTTTATGCTGCCATTCTTGTCGATCGGGTGACACTAATTCAGCAGCAGCAGTGGGTGTGGCTGCACGTTGATCTGCCACATAATCTGCTATGGTGGTATCAATTTCGTGACCCACGGCGCTCACAATGGGTATTGTGCTATCAAAAATTGCACGCGCGACAATTTCTTCGTTAAAAGACCACAGATCTTCGAGTGAACCACCTCCGCGTCCAACAATCAGCACATCACAATCAGCACGTTTATTCGCTTTTCTGATCGCTTGAACGATTTGAGCGGGTGCTTCGTTTCCTTGCACAGCGGTAGGATAAATAATAATCGGAATCGAGGGAAAACGTCTTTTTAATACACTGATAATATCACGGATTGCTGCGCCTGTCGGGGAAGTAACAACACCAATACACGTCGGTAATTTGGGCAAGGATTTTTTATGAGCGCTATCAAATAATCCTTCAGCGAGCAGTTTTTTCTTGAGTGCTTCAAATGCGCGTTGTAGTGCTCCATTTCCTGCTTCTTCAATTTTCTCAACGATCAACTGAAATTCACCGCGACCTTCATACAAACTTACTCGCGCTTGAACGCGAACAAGCAGTCCATTTTCAGGTGTAAAGCTGAGAC from Gammaproteobacteria bacterium encodes the following:
- a CDS encoding tetratricopeptide repeat protein produces the protein MEVQTETSFLSELSFVSIKNYSDSMIMTLLPHIEELLTTAELHAPPNTLASAGIGRVSEMKEISAVVSIHQSSTTEKTSARTYSVKEHPLEIVLKTVPDEKTLQSLMRLVGEYSPTSMSVEASCFLENFLEKNHLFDKFKYQRSGIRIVVNIPKQTFKPLYGLPAPFSYFTGRESELKELEKNADKVQVISTNETAKLNSPPREYLNAQISGTGGIGKTQLVNYFVRKQFKDKVYDWVIWLNGGEDDATAESNLRSQLTSLGQSLGLDVELSLDVLCQLIYDRLSEKGRGIVVVDNTPRYAIIKQFLPEQFEHTEIAVILTTRNSLSFGPQLKKIILDVFTLEDAKVYIGKMIEGVSIDDAELLANTLDRYPLAITSAICYITSSECTIPEYCYRYSAIKLAQKEYLETPVSEDDPYLLEHIKRKRKYEASISAVVRLALDQIKVMCTETISFELVETILKSSSYLSHEDDIPKVLLGKWLPDDEGDLKINKALELLRRFSLLQEGGERETYIIHKVIQDVLKLGDSREDSGKLLLLSANYIKDYLGHLDVRFEAAVITPSDERKLLVIRPHAVALSKSLSLQPRIDTFLESEAMIHEVAGISLKILGEYTLSKQCFAAQLDCYEKMTGFPTLAYCNCRVNLANQLRCCGDAEAAVKMLQETLVVLTHQYGNNIDKTYSSWLALANALAQCGDKNTALLIVERLLPYLTLTYGESNFILAGEYSNLGWLKVSCGNPQGGAELIEKAIPIFKEAYGDDHYIVAGTNMNLGIALSQCGDWRNAILRLEEALPILRRHFGNNHPDVAKCLMNLATTTFISGNKKEAKLLYEEAILIFKTNFGMNHYNVAQCLDGLGKIMIERGDYQDAIKTLKEAISIFKIRLVEGNIEIEKARITLGLAMLGNEQLEEAKSIIESALSALKSILGPRANQIAYGLMSLGQTMLACHDPQAAITQLNEALDIFRSTTPNNHEYIGRCLFFLGKATSENEGEPLKARELLQDALLLFRSYTAISKYELSECLRYLGLATLRCGDLKKALVLFKESYSIYKIDLFDKNSTMTHKFIYDVAKQMLDSGHALDAVNCYKELLDMLQSSPNAEPSEIGICLRYMGRAMLNINLSEAKDVLEKALPILEKYKLLTEAAICMSDIGFSLLDTDPRMAGVPLEKALPILKSSLGEDHIEVGLCLRSLGFVLLRSDHTDKAEARFNEALPILRKEKHSQCGNCLLNLGSIMMSKDLKKAKILFEEALSLLKITFGDRHSDVAMCLQNLGWVNIYLNNYDAAVVVFKGALLIFEDKLDPYNPSIAGCLMGLGKALLMCNDPEQSKKYLTRALTIFKQSFPDTHQHVRNCSQFLSEATMTCSLLNDNGHNPGKEIRVAAANGSSDELKKLLTINKKYTNIPDGVPGKGLTALHWAVKRGRPDNVEVLLENIGFTSVKDARGFTALDYAIEGKNIQILQCFLFFLLTHYAKETGGESSMLAPVCVKHNNESALKLLIFLHWPIDGVDAKTGQSALHIAVIQGNKKFVKMLIEAGADPRQEDHKGQSAITLAENNSDILEILAINLNQSLKL
- a CDS encoding oligosaccharide flippase family protein; the protein is MHRQIVNSTLIYFSMIVLQALIQIVLLPFQTHYLTPNQFGVLATVIAVATLCAPIFNLGLLGAAQRFSSDAKNNPEKIAILWTTLLWLSLISGVLTGIVLLLATSFLPIPWHSTDVNLTTIMTVITHAIGMGIVLMCCEFLRMIHQPYRYAIAITFMSVSYCVMNLLFIGLFGWALNGALLAFAIMPIIGFIAFFITNLQKLKWSMNSTLIKEVLAYSIKVLPHFSFTTLNTLADRLLIVILLGKFFAGIYTVGSTMASAMLMFVNALSFSIRPHIFAKFNEQSTRAFYAVRQLSLTSIIVIALAGANMIVWAPEIITLLTSNAYHDAWKITLLLTIKFMVQGISLFVVCSILFNKNKVHQLIWISVCSLILLVVLSVQLAPHFGIFGVAIAGLVASLIELLMNYAVSKKTLAMKWPLIQMISLMMLFIIPACALVAFTHSSQWSLWEILSVKGSFSALTMLSFVFIISKQTKSKISSIFFRGYSGN
- the xseA gene encoding exodeoxyribonuclease VII large subunit, with protein sequence MSFSESLESESDVEIYSVSGLNRLAKVVLEETFSLIWVEGEISNLACPSSGHMYFSLKDETAQVRCALFKQRSRGLSFTPENGLLVRVQARVSLYEGRGEFQLIVEKIEEAGNGALQRAFEALKKKLLAEGLFDSAHKKSLPKLPTCIGVVTSPTGAAIRDIISVLKRRFPSIPIIIYPTAVQGNEAPAQIVQAIRKANKRADCDVLIVGRGGGSLEDLWSFNEEIVARAIFDSTIPIVSAVGHEIDTTIADYVADQRAATPTAAAELVSPDRQEWQHKVDQYASRLQQNWRTFLNHANLNVMHLRKRLKHPGQIIRERTQHCDHLEQRLLSSWQTIIHRSIQSLNHIKARLQQQNPSYTLKSQQILCQTLSDRFHTSIQHLICNKQLQLENSSRALNAVSPLNTLGRGYAIATQQNKIVKSTQSLKAGDQIRIRLSDGQLDCSVNTILTSDSAGN